One Carya illinoinensis cultivar Pawnee chromosome 5, C.illinoinensisPawnee_v1, whole genome shotgun sequence genomic window, TGCATCTACAGCTTCGCAGACAGTGAGGAAAACCCATCCTCTTCCAACTTTTTCTACAAATTTAGCCACCTTCAGCCTGTGAATCACTTTCATCCTTGGGTTTGCTAGAGCTAACTAGAAGAAAACAAGTaaatgtttaatttaaaagctCAGAAATCAcatatattgtaattaacatgAGAAACGCTTGAAGTGCAGGTCGATTCCTTACTTCTTTGCCTTGAGAAACCAACTTCCTGTGCAGTTCCTCTAGTGCTATAATTCCTGAAGTGTCAATGTTCATCATGTCTATCATAAGAGAAATTCAACTTGGTCAGTGATGCccttaaagaaaattatatttgcaagccGGTATGAAGGGGCATACTCTACACCGTTCAGACATTGCAAATTTTGAATTGcaagataaattaatttttaaatttctcttaaaaatcaaatcttgttATGTCAATAGTGTCCACTTCGCAAGTAGGAGGACCTAGAATATCTAGTTGGTAGTGGATACACAAGTATACAAAACTCACTGGACATGTCAAGGATTAATGCTTGCACAGTTCCATTTGCATTTTCTGtcattttatcttcttcttctttcatcaACCCTAATATCCTGAAACAAGAGCATGAACTAAGTTCAACTTGAACCATTTCTCTATCGCTTTTCCGTGAAATAAGGAAATAATCATAAAACTCATACCTTTCTCTTATGAAATTGGCATTAACAAAGCACATGGAAGAAGAGTCGATGCGGATTATCAGGATGGCCGGAGTCTTAATGGCCATCGGGTATTGGCTTATGTCACAGAAGATATCTGTTCCAGGAAGTCTCCCCAGTTCTTCTATGCCGGGTCGAATtgattttagtaatatttttccaaatgagATTGTTACCTGCACTCCATAAAAGGTAAATATCAAGATATAACTAGTAGTTGCTATCCCAGGCGATGGAAGCTTTCATATCCCCTCATATGAAAGAACATGTTTCATGTTGAACAAAGTTATAATTACCATCTActaagatttgaatatgatcTGTCAACTGTGAGTGTTTGACTTGAACAGTTCAATAAAATCACTCCATCTTAGCATGAAGAAACCAGGCCTGAGATTCTATGGTTTCCATATATTAGCTAGCAAAAAAGTGTTCAGATTTAATCTTGTTTTTAATATAAGCAGAGAGTTTTCTCGATCATTTTTCTGAATGACGTGGCTCAACAAGAACAAAGCTCATGTATAGGCTGAAGCATGGTTGGAAATTTTGTGGAGCATTTCTACCTTGAAATGTTTCATAGCCCGTTGTTGGTGTATGTTTATTTGAATACAAATGATGCCATGATGGGTTGTAATATCCTATTCCCATATAGTGCTTAACTATATGCAGGTCGGGCCTGAGCTTAAAGGCCTACTACATCATTCATCCAGAAAGTACAGCAGATGCTGAAAGTGGGCGGTGGACACACAAAAGAGCATCAGCAGGACTCGCCAAAAAGGTTGACCTAATCAGTTTGCTGCCTTTGAAGGTCTATATATGGACCCCAAGTTTTGTGAGCACCCACTTGTCAGATAGCAGTTGAATTATAAACTCCATTGTGTTATGGAACCCACCAATCAGACAACCATTCTCTTCCAATTGGGAATTGAATACTCGGATTCTATCCGACAGTATTTGTTCTCTTAACTAAAGTTGTCTGTTTACTGCATTGTTTCAATAATTCATGCACCAAAATGGATCCGAATCAGCACGTTCAAAGTAAACTCAGAGAAGTTAACAGGTAAAACACCAGAGAAAAGTTTTGAACTTTACCGCAGCCAGAAGGCCAATCTCCACTGATGCAAACAAGACCCCAAGAAATGCACCAATACATGCAAGGAAATCTAATTTGTCAACCTTCCAGATATTGTAAGCTTCATTTATGTCAATAAGTCCAGGAAGAGCAGACAGAATGATTGAAGCTAGGATTGCAATCGGAGTGAAGTACAGGAGCCTAGTAAGCAATTCCAGTGACAGAAGCACAGTAATGGCCATCACTAAATTTGACACTACTGTTTGACATCCTGAGCTGACATTTACGGCTGTCCTAGAGAATGACCCTACAGTAATTCACCGAAACCTctcaaataatttgatatgCTGTCTGTGGGATTGTTAGCTTAAGTGGACATCTGAACTTCTTGTAGTGTGGGagatatgtgttggagaaagaaagggaaaaaagttACCAGAAAAGCTCACCAGTTGCCACGTAGCATGAGGATAAAGATCCTGCTACGTTCATAAAGCCCATGGCTACCATTTCCTGGTTCCCATCCAGGTGATAGCCCCTAATGGAAGCGAAAGATCGGCCAACAGCGATGGCTTCCTGAGGTAAAAATTGGATAACCATTGAAAAACTTATACTGAAAAAATTCAAGTATCACCAAATGGGGAAAGGGTTGATTATGACACACCGTGAGAGCAATAATTGCAGAAACTAGTCCAACTTTTGCTGCTTGTCCAACATGTGGACCTTTAAATTGTAATTGATGAACTGAACTTTGATTTAGTCCCCTTTTGATGTGTTTTATAATCTGAACTCCGTGCTTATCAGCTTTTGTCAAAAACACAATCAAAGTGGATAACACTACTGATATCAAAGGAGCGATAGCAGGCAACCAGAAGAGGTTCTTGTTTCTCCGGCCCTTCAAATGTCACAGATTTATCAAGATTGGATGAATGAAACAGAAAAAGAGTGCCATAAATGAGAAATCATAAATGGGGACACCGGGATTCAATTACTTACTAGAAATCTAGTAAATAGGAGGAAGATCAGGAATGAACAACCAAGGACGAAATTCAGAGGGGACAACTGTCAATAAAAGCACAAAAGATGGAAATGTCAAATTTGTGACACGTCAAAAAAGCGCATTAAACTAAAGAGCACAAGTACAAATAACagactaatattttaatactcTTCATTTATCATTGCATTTTTTTCCTGTTAAAACCATGGTTCTTTAAGCAGAGCTTACTTCACTGTTAATTGATCTAACAACAGACTCTAGGACCGACACCACATCTGTTTTGACTGTGAAGTGACTAATCCCAAGTAGCCCTTTTAGCTGCTGAAGACCAATGATAATGGCTGCACCCGCCATGAATCCAACAATGGCAGCGTGTGAAAGAAAATCCACAAGAAATCCTAATCTGCAGATATTAGAGATCAGATATTAGACTTCTTAGAACTAAGCTATGTTTGGTTGTTGAACCAAaactaaattcatctcaactcatctcaatccAATTATTGATGTGACccactactttttcaatttcttataaaaatagttAAACTCATCCGAACTCATCTCAACCTACAAAAGTTAAACCCATCTAGATAGAACCCACAATATTGCTATTCACAacttaactcaactcatctcaatacCTAAATGCAGtatttacaagaaaaagaatgaagaagaatTACATTACAAGAAAATGTAACTGGCTCTTTAAATCCCATAATTACCTGAATATTCCAAATAGAGCTTGGAAAGTCCCAGCGAAGAAGGTCACTGTGAAAATGAGTTTTCTGTAGGCAATGGGATCAGCCATAGGATCTTGTATTTGCTGAACCATGGAGGAGAGCAGCATGGAAACGACAGCTACTGGTCCAATAGCTAGCTCTCTTGAGCTCCCCATCAGAGCATAAATCAGAGGAGGGACAACGCTTGTGTCTAAATAAAGTaaaccaaaatcagaaaaatGCCAATCTAACATCAAATAGAAGGTTCCACAATATAATAACAACTAGTTCTTTCTCCAGCAGTATGTCTCTGGGTGTGAAAGAATCAATGACCTGATCAGACCAGCAATTGAGAAACTTGACGCATAATAACGTACTAAACTGAACTCAGTAACTTACACAGGCCATATTGAGGATCAAGTTTTGCTAAACTAGCATATCCTATACTCTGcaagaaatttcataaaattaacaTAAGGGGGAaatgatgagaaagaagaaaaatgacatATAGTAGAATGTTTTAAACAAAAGATATAGGCTAACATGTGAATACCTGAGGAATGCTAAGGCTAGCCAGTGTCAAACCCGCCATCAGATCGCTTTTAAACGTTGAAACCTTGTAATTCTTTCCCCAGCTGAGGATGGGAAATAGACCCTGCAGGAATGAAGCCACAGCAAATCTCCATGGATTCTTCATCTTGGAGGATGAAGATGGCTTCTTTCTGTTAGGAAAGACTGTCTCTTTGATTGAACCTAGGAGCTCGTGGCATAGACCTGGTGGGTCAGGAGAATTGAGCACCCATTCAGCCCTCGGAACCCGACTAGAATCCTCGATGTCGAGCTGCCGAGTCTCCACACTGAAGGTCTCAGTTGGAACCGCACTGATCATGGCTGCTTGAACTTTGAAGTTGAAGTGTTTGGTTGAACTCTCTTTGAGTTACTTATTATGTAACTCAAAAGTTTTGGTTATATACAACCCATTAGTGTAATAAAGTTGAATTTGGCTGATGCCTTAGTACTATTAGAAAGTGCTTGGACTTCAAAGGTCACTATAGTTGGGTCATGTTAGGAGTTGCAACTTGCTTATCAGATGATTGGAACCCATGAAAAAGGaagaataaacatttttttttaaaaaaatctagtttatggctttactcatctaatatttttcttaaaaaaataattttcttatgcttcaattaattaatcttctCTGCAGTGAAGATTCCCAATGAACAAGCCACATATGATCAAACACTTCAGTGTgtcccaaaaaaatatataactaattatcACGAGAagcaaaattaaataattatcaaaTTTCAACAGTTGTGTTAAAAGGCCTCATTTTATTGGTAAACTGTTCCATAATTTGTAAtaacctaattaattaattaattagttaattatAATACAAGTAGTTGCAGTTGTGAATAGTCCATGATGCAAAGAGAGATTTAGGGTATGCAAATCGAATCCAAATCTATATAATACATTATACATGTGGGAGAGGATATATATGATCCTCCAACCTCCAATTTCACCCTTTAAAATGACTGATCGAGGGGTAGTGAGACGGCCACATGAATTAATGGAGAAGTGATTATCGACTACCACTTGAGTGATTACCCCATTCTTTATTTTGTCAAAGTATGCTGATCTTTATCTTTTAGACAGAATCTGTGCACAGGCATTCGACAGTACTATTTGATCGCtttttactttatataatatatatatatatatatatatatatagagagagagagagagagagagagagagagagagagagagagagagagagagagaccaaacACATAAATTTGAGGGACAAAGACAAGCATTTTTCTGACTTCGTAGCATACTCATGTTTTCTGGTGACAAAGTATACCTTCCTCATTTAACTATGtattaatatagataatatatatatgcttatatagATCGTTTAAGATTAAAAGTCAATTCGATCAATATCAACGTACgtccacgtacgtacgtacaccgTAAACATGGCATGAATAATAATCAATAgacaagaaatatttttatgaattttttacatttttatattttttattatcaatagacacacaaaatcttttataaaaggCAACCCAGCTAGCAGCAACTCATAGTGCATATTATAGATGGAAGGCCAGTGCAGATCATTTTATAGATGGAAGGACCAACTGTGATTATCTGTTAATTTGtatatcttgtattaaattgtattaattcaattttacGTGTACATGATAATACATTTAAGTATAAATAGAAAATGTTCTTTGACTTGATATTATTTTCAAGCCATTTcatctttaattctttcatgGTATCATAGCTACAAACGGATGGCTCCTTGATCCTATGCATTCAAAATGGCCTCCTTTGCAACCTCCTTTGTTTTACCAATTAACAATCACTCACCAGATTTCTACCAAATTGGAAGGTACAAATGATTTAAACAGGGTCTCTCAGTTCATTCTTTATGGGCATTGGTGATGGCATTGAGCCATGCCCTCCCAAGTTCCTAGTTGATGATAATGGAAATATCATTGAAGTGATTTATTCTAGCTATTCTATATGGCAAAAGAAGGATCAGTACCTTCTTGGATGGTTTACAACCACACCGTCTAACAATGTTCTTTCCTCCATTTATGGACTTGGAACATCAAGACAAGTGTGGACCTCACTTGCTTCAAGATTTGCATCACAATCTCGATCATGAGTTGCATATCTAAAATGCCAGTTGCAGTCCTTACAGCAGGGCCCTCGATAAGAGTATATTAGTCAAGCCAAGTCTTGGGCTGACCAACTCACAACTGttggaaagaatgaaaaagatgaTAATCTCATATCATGCATCTTAGGAGGTTTGAATCCAGCATACACTGCATTTATCACCTCTTTCAACTTTGCATCTCATGATGCAACTTTTTCATTTGAAGATTTTTAGGCTGAACTGCTTAATTATGAGATCCTGCTAGGAAATACTTTTGCCACAAGTAGTGGTGAATCAGGAAACTTTGCCTTATATTCTTATAAGCCAAAGCAATATAATTAGAAAGGAAAGACTTTTGGCCCTAAAAAAAAGCTACCAGCAAAACAACAAAGCTAGTAGTAGCTCATATTAGCAACATCAGAGGCGAAATATTATTGGTTAGGGCAACTTCAAAAACCACTCCTCTCTCACTGGAATTGTTGTCAAACTACCATATCAGATTTGTGGAAAGATGGGACACCAAACTCTCAATTACTTCCATTGCATTAACTTTGCCTATCAAGGTAGGCATCCACCCACGTAACTTACAGCAATGGCTACTAGAACAAATGCTACTCAATATTCATTAGAAGAACAATTAACCTTGATATGCTGATAGTAGTGCCAACAACCATGTTACATCAACACTAGAGAACCTGACAATAGAAGACCCTTACAAAGGTGATGAAGCAGTGCAATAGGTAATGTTGATGGTTTGTCCATTGCTCATACAGGTTCCAACACTCTCttcaattttaataattctttcCAAATGAAACACATTTTGCACTGCCCCACTGCTGCTGCAAACTTACTATCCATACAGAGGTTTTACATTTTGACTGACTCTCATTATTTTGTGAAGGGCACTCACATGCGGCAGACACTTTTGTAAGGGCGCAGTAGAGATGGAGTTTATCCTATCATGCTGTCAACgtcaataaataaatcaagaaaaacCATTGCCTTCATAGGGGTCCAACAGATTAAGTTACTTAGCATAAAAGACTAGAACATCCCACTTCACTAGTTTTTAACCAAGTCAAGAACCTTGTGAATCTTCCGGTAACCAGATCCAATCAACATAGTTCCTTATGTGAATCTTGCCAATTGgcaaaatgaaaatgtttatCTTTTCCATAGTGAAATAATGTAACATCTTAGCCCTTGAAACTAATTAATTCATATCTATGGAGTTCACTTGTTCCTTCTCTCAGTGGATGCAAGTATTATGTTAgttttattgataattttttgagatttaCTTGCTACTTCTACCAAATGCCAAATCTGATAACTTTGATTGCTTTCTAAAATTCAAATGCCTAGTTGAGAATCTCCTTTCCACCAAGATAAAGGCTTTTCAATCAAATGGAGGTGGAGAATTCACTTCTCATCACTTTAAACAATTTCTGATTTTCCATGGAATCACTCATAGAATTTCATGTCCtcacactcctcaacaaaatggattGGCTGAGAGAAAACATAGATACATTCTTGAGATAGGTTTAGCCATGCTTGCACAATCTTACTtacccttttcattttgggtAGATTCCTTTAATACAACAATTTATCTCGTTAATAGGCTGCCTACTATAGTCCTCATAATCAATCACCATTCTTTAAgctttttaacaaacaacaaAATTACACATTTCTACATGTTATCCTTTGCTTCAACCTTACAACAGTCACAAGCTGATGTATCGGTCCAAAAGATGTGTTTTCTTGGGCTACAGCTCCAACTAACGTGGCTATAAGTGTTATGAATCTCACTCCAAAAAGGTTATCATCAGTAAACATATGGTCTTTGATGAAACCAACTTTCCAACAAAGGATTGGTCTCTATCTCTACCCAATGCACTTCAACCTGTGTTTGCTCCACCTGAAACTGCTCCCTAACAAAGTCCACAAGTTGTTCATCCTTCACCTCAAGTATCACCTCTTATTCCAGCTGATAACACTTTTGAAACTGCAGCTTTATCCACAGTATCACCTCCCACCACAGACATCACCACCTCACCCCAAACTTCATCTACTCCTCTTCACCTCTCTGAAAATAATTCATTAATCCCTCCAAACCTAGATTCTAAAAATGGTCATCCATCATTCACAAACTTCACTCATGCCTAGGGGTGTAAGCCAGTCAGTCAAGATCGGGAAAACTGATCCGATCGACCCAATAGGACCGGATCGAACTCTAGATCAGTCAATCTCAGTCTTCAAAagtgtggaccggaccgaactcctatatatatttttaaaatatttttaataatttaatatattatttttatataataattatataagttaatgatataattttcatcgaatttattatcattgaccatataaaatatttttttaatgagttaatacattatctatattaataattcacttaattttaatttagtaatttaaataaaaaattttattaatttatttgaaaaaaaagattaaaaaaaaggactGGATCTTACAGACCGAATCAATAACGGATCAGTCCCTATGGATGTTTGGTTCGGTCCGACGGGGTCATTGGGGAAAATGACAGTCCATCACCTTCCCTGGATCAGATTGGATCGACTTACACCCATACTCATGCCTCCACCTCTTCTAATCCCATGACTACCTGCTCCCAAGATGTTACTAGACAAGTCAAAACCTTTCTTGAATATCACCTTTATCACTCCACCAAGCATCCAATGACCTTTCACACCACTGTTCCTTCCACTCCACGCACATTTGCCCAAGCAAACAGATCACCTCATTGGTGCCAAGCCATGCAGGAGGAAGTTTATGCTCTCAAGTCCAACCAAACATGGTCTTTTTGCCCATGGCCCAGTAACAAGACCATTATCACcaacaaatgggtcttcaaagTTAAACAAAATGCAGATGGTTCTCATTGCTTCAAAGCTTAGCTTGTGGCTCACGGTTTTGAATAGCAAGATGGCATAGATTACAATGAAACTTTCAATCTTGTGGTTAAATGCTCTACTATTCGTGCCATTTTAGCTGTTGTAGTTCACTACAATTGGTACCTTATGCAACTAGGTGTATCCAATGCTTTCCTTCATAAAACTTTTAGGGAAGAAGTCTTCATAGAGTAACCTCTTGGTTTTGTCAATCCAACATATCTTAAGCATGTTTGTAAACTTTAGAAGGGtatttatggccttaaacagtCCCCTTAAGCTTGGTTCAACAAACTCACCAACACTCTACTTGGTCTTGGCTTTCAAGAATTCAGAGTAGACTACTCCATGTTTAGCTTTCATCAATCTAATGTTTGATTGTTCTTGctaatatatgttgatgacgTCATCATAACATGAAACAATTCAAATACTATTACTCATTTGATTGACTATTTGGAACTCACCTTTGCCATGAAGGATCTCGGGCCTCTCCATTTCTTTCTAGGCATTCAAGTTCATTGCACTAAGGCAAGATTTCATTTGTCTCAAGCAAAATACATTGCACAAATTCTAGAGAAGTGCAAGATGACTGGACCTAAACCAGCCAAAACACCTATGCTTGCAGGTGCTAAGCTTTCCCAAAATGATGGTGATCCCTTGCCCAATGCCACAAAATATCGTCAACTGCTTAGATCATTACAATACTGCACCCTTACACATCCCAATATTGCATTTCCTGTCAACCAGCTTTGTTAATTCATGCACAACCCCACCATCACTCATTGGATTGCAGCCAAGCGAGTTCTTCGATACCTAAAGGGTTTCTTACGCCATGATTTATTTCTTGGTTGTGGCACACTCAATTTAACAACCTATAGTGACTCTGACTGGGCTAGAAATCCTGATGACCGATGCTCCACTACTAGCTATGCTATTTTTCTTAGTCCATATCTGATCAGTTGGAGTGCTAAGAATCTACCTGTGGTGTCTAAGTCTAGTACAAAAGCTGAGCATAGGTTGTTGGCCGTGGCTACTGCTGAATTGTACTGGCTTCGCATACTATTTAAAGAGCTCCACATCCCACTTGCTGCTCCTCCTACACTCTAGTGCGACAACCTTGGAGCTCTAGCCTTAGCCTCTAATCTTGTATTTCATGCCCGCATCAAACACGTTGAGTTTGACTACCATTTTATAAAAGAGAAGAGGTTGTTGCCAAGGACATTATCACAAGATATATATCTTCGTACTCTTGATcaacttacatatatatttaccaAAGGTCTCACCACTGCCAACCACCAAATTTACAGCCAACATTAGGTCCTAAGATTCAAGCGATGCCACAAGAGACACACAccaaatcttctataaaaggcAACCCAACTAGTAGGAACTCATAGTGCAGATCATATATGAAAGGCCAGTGCAAATCATTTTATAGATGGAAGGACCAATTGTGATTATTTGCTAAATTGtatatcttgtattaaattgtATTAATTCAGTTTTATGTGTACATGATACATTTAAgtataaatagaaaatattctCTGGCTTGATATTCTATTCAACCCATTTCCtccttaattctttcattatttaGGTTTAGGTTAAACCAGGTCAATTCAATAAATAGACACAATTAATAAATGAGTTAATAACGGGTTAATCCGTAAAATCCACTATTGACTCGTataatcttaaaacttaaaaaccaatttattgctatatatatataattagatatGCCCGAGCAAAGAAGTTaaagtacttatatatattaattatggtTATGAATATATCTTTGGCCATAAATCTCAGCATGAATGTTTAGTACAATTGATATTACTTGTACTTCTAATAtatcaaatttattaattataatgataaataagATATTTGGATAAATTCAGCTCATGATTTATTTAAACCACCTGCTCTTTATCTATCTAATCTACATATTCTAGTTCTATCCACTCAAATTCAAAAtagtcaaaatgggttgacatTGAtcatattttagttaaatatcTAATATGGATTGTGGATAACATCAAACAACTCGTTCATTTAATAGGTCGTGCCAGAGGCTCATGAGAGTTTtgacttatttaattaaaaggtCGAGTTATCATGCGCaaattatataaacatatatttatgatttGACACTGTACAAACCTAACCCATACACCGGAATAACCACCCTTACTTGATGAATTGAATCATCGGTTCCCCCTCGCCTTCCCATCCGCGTGGCCATATTCCTATACGTTTACACTTTAGGCATCTCCAAGAAAGGCAATCATGCTGAGAAAGAAATTGGAAAAAGGCTAATTGATGAGGCGTAGACGCTTCTGTAATGGGCCCTTTTACCTTGACTGATTCGAGAGAGTCACTCTCCAAGAAGTAGATGAATGAGAGAAATAGAGATGGAAACAGAGAGACGAGAGAATGATTGATAAACTTTCTGATGCCTTTCCTCTTCCTTTCAGTTTGTTATTTATAGTTGAAAACAATTACAAACGTCATCGTTTTtactttcttcctttctttcagATTCATACGACATCtgccttttaattcttttactCCTAACATAAAACGACACCGTACTAATAACCTTTCTAAACTGCAACTCATATTACATGTTTGTTAAGAAGCATCTGTCGTTTAGCCTTACACACACACGTAATGCAGCACCTGCATCACTACTTCTCAACACCTCCACAACAGCATCTTACACACTCCTCCCCTTCAAAGCACCTTGCCCACATGGTGAGGAAATTTTTCCCGAAGCTTCCAATATGATTCCCATGTAGCTTCTTCTGGTGTAGCACCCATCCACTGAACCAACACCTCCACACAGCCCTGTTGTTAAGCTTTCTGCTCCTTCTTTGTAAAATCTGCTGTGGCTCAGTTTCAAGTTGTCCCTCTGCATCAACTGGTGGCAAGGTAGACAAAGGAGATATATGTTGacccaatttcttttttaaggaGGACACATGAAAAACAGGATGCAAACGGGATTGAGGTGGTAAATCCAATTTGTATGCAACCTGTCCAATTCTACTTACCACTTGAAATGGCCCAAAGAACTTTGGTGCTAGCTTCATATTCCTTCGAAGAGCCAGAGAACTTTGTCTATAAGGCTGAAGCCTCAAATAGACCCAATCCCCCACCATGAACTCCCTCTCAGTATGCCTTTTATCAAAGAATAGTTTCATTCTTTCCTGAGCCAACATCAAATTATGCTTCAGAGCTTCTAACACCTCCTGCCTTGTTTTAAGTAACTCATCCACAGCCTGATTCTGAGAAAAACCAGGAATGTACTGCTGTAATTTCAGAGGAGGGACACCATACACTGCTTCATATGGTGTCATTTTGGTGGATGCATGACAGGAAGTATTGTACCACCATTCA contains:
- the LOC122311736 gene encoding low affinity sulfate transporter 3 isoform X2 — protein: MISAVPTETFSVETRQLDIEDSSRVPRAEWVLNSPDPPGLCHELLGSIKETVFPNRKKPSSSSKMKNPWRFAVASFLQGLFPILSWGKNYKVSTFKSDLMAGLTLASLSIPQSIGYASLAKLDPQYGLYTSVVPPLIYALMGSSRELAIGPVAVVSMLLSSMVQQIQDPMADPIAYRKLIFTVTFFAGTFQALFGIFRLGFLVDFLSHAAIVGFMAGAAIIIGLQQLKGLLGISHFTVKTDVVSVLESVVRSINSELSPLNFVLGCSFLIFLLFTRFLGRRNKNLFWLPAIAPLISVVLSTLIVFLTKADKHGVQIIKHIKRGLNQSSVHQLQFKGPHVGQAAKVGLVSAIIALTEAIAVGRSFASIRGYHLDGNQEMVAMGFMNVAGSLSSCYVATGSFSRTAVNVSSGCQTVVSNLVMAITVLLSLELLTRLLYFTPIAILASIILSALPGLIDINEAYNIWKVDKLDFLACIGAFLGVLFASVEIGLLAAVTISFGKILLKSIRPGIEELGRLPGTDIFCDISQYPMAIKTPAILIIRIDSSSMCFVNANFIRERILGLMKEEEDKMTENANGTVQALILDMSNMMNIDTSGIIALEELHRKLVSQGKEL
- the LOC122311736 gene encoding low affinity sulfate transporter 3 isoform X1; translation: MISAVPTETFSVETRQLDIEDSSRVPRAEWVLNSPDPPGLCHELLGSIKETVFPNRKKPSSSSKMKNPWRFAVASFLQGLFPILSWGKNYKVSTFKSDLMAGLTLASLSIPQSIGYASLAKLDPQYGLYTSVVPPLIYALMGSSRELAIGPVAVVSMLLSSMVQQIQDPMADPIAYRKLIFTVTFFAGTFQALFGIFRLGFLVDFLSHAAIVGFMAGAAIIIGLQQLKGLLGISHFTVKTDVVSVLESVVRSINSELSPLNFVLGCSFLIFLLFTRFLGRRNKNLFWLPAIAPLISVVLSTLIVFLTKADKHGVQIIKHIKRGLNQSSVHQLQFKGPHVGQAAKVGLVSAIIALTEAIAVGRSFASIRGYHLDGNQEMVAMGFMNVAGSLSSCYVATGSFSRTAVNVSSGCQTVVSNLVMAITVLLSLELLTRLLYFTPIAILASIILSALPGLIDINEAYNIWKVDKLDFLACIGAFLGVLFASVEIGLLAAVTISFGKILLKSIRPGIEELGRLPGTDIFCDISQYPMAIKTPAILIIRIDSSSMCFVNANFIRERILGLMKEEEDKMTENANGTVQALILDMSNMMNIDTSGIIALEELHRKLVSQGKELALANPRMKVIHRLKVAKFVEKVGRGWVFLTVCEAVDACLGSKSVNLDT